The sequence AGACCCTCGGTATCAAGATCTACACCGTGGCCATCGGCACCAAGGAGGGCCGCGTGGCGGGCAACGTCCAACGCTTCCCACGCCAGGAATTCGACCTGCCCACCCTCCAGAAAATCGCGGAGATGACCGGCGGCGAACACTACTACGCACAGACCTTCACGAAGCTGAAAAACGACTTCAAGACCATCGACCGCCTCGAAAAAACGGAGGCCAAGTCGCTGACCGTGGTCGATGATACCGAGTTGTTCCCGTGGGCTGTCGGGGCGGCCACCATGCTGGCGCTGCTCTCGGCAGTGATCCTGGCCCTCAACCCGCCGCTTTCCTCCTGACATGAGCCTCGCCCACCCCCAATGGCTGTTCCTGCTCGCATTGATCCCGGTGCTCGGGATCGTGGCGCTGCTGACCGCACGGCTGCGGAGCCAACGCTGGCAGGCGTTCGTGGCGAACCGGCTGCGCCCCGCCTTGCTGCGGAAGACGGCGGTTTTCGGCCGCTGGCTGTCGCTGCTGTTCCTGCTGGTGGCGCTCGCCCTCCTGGTTGTCTCGCTGGCCCAGCCACGCGGGGATGCCGGCACGAAGTCCGAGACGGTGAAGGGCCGGAACATCCTCTTTGCGCTGGACCTCTCCCGCAGCATGCGGGTCACGGACGTGAAGCCGGACCGCCTCTCGCAGGGCAAGGCGATCATCTACGAGATGATGGAGGCGATGCCGAACGACCGAATGGGCCTCGTCGGCTTCGCGGGCAAGCCCTACCTCTTCGCCCCGCTCACCGTGGACCACGGCGCAGTGAAGGAAACGGTGGAGCAACTCGATGAAACGTGGATTCCCACCGGCGGATCGGACGTGGTGGGAGCACTGAAGTTTTCCATCGAAACGCTCAAGAAAACCGGCGTGCAGAACAACGCGCTGGTGTTCATCAGCGATGGCGAGAAACACGACGGTTCGCTCGACGCGGTGCTGGCCGAAGCCGAGAAGGCGGGCGTCTACATCTTCACCGTGGGGGTGGGTACCGAAAACGGCGCCTACGTGCCACAGACCGGCATGCCCGACGACAAGTTCCGCGACCGCGGCGGTCGCACGGTCCTGAGCCAGATGCACCCCGAGATCCTCAAGCAGATTGCGGACGGCACGAAAGGCCGCTTCGTCGTCGCAGGCTCCGGCGTGGACATCCCCGCCTTGGCGGAAACGGCGCTGGCGGGCATCGACCAGTTCGAGCTCCAAGGCCGTGAAAAGAAGGTCGTGATCGAGTTCTATCAATGGCCCCTCGGGATCGCGATCGTCTCCCTGATCATCTCCATCCTGACCGCCACCCGCTGGCGTCCGATCGCCGCACGCACGGCGGTGGCCGCCACCATGGCCGGCACTATCTCGACTTCCGGGGCCGCCACCCCGCAGGACGCGACGGCCTCGCTCGCCGGCGGGCATTTCGATGAAGCCCGGCAGCATTTCCACGATCTGGCGGAAGGCTCGAAGCGGGAGGAAGACGCGTCCCGCTACCGCCTCGGCGAGGCGGAGGCTTCCTACAAGGCGGGCGAATACCGCAAGGCGGCGGAGGCTTACAGCCGCGCGCTGATGTCCGACAACAAGGCGGTCGAACGGAACGCCCACCTCGGAGCCGGAGCCTCTCTTTTCCACCTCGGTTGGCAATCGCTGGGCAGCGGCGAATCCTATCCGGACCCGGCTCCGGAGGACACCAAGGCCTTCGACGACCTGGTGAAAGCGAAGCTCAAAGAGCTGGCGGAGAAGGAAGTGCCCGATGGTGGCGAAACCGAAAGCTTCACGTTCTTCAACGCGCTGATCGTCAACTGGACCGACGCCGTCCGCCATTTCAACTCCGCGCTCAAGTTGTCCCCCGGCGACAAGGATGCCTCCCAGAACCGCGCCCTGACGGTGCGCTATCTGGAACGGCTGGAGGAACTGCTCAAGGAGCAGTCCGAGGAATCCCAACAGCAGATCCCCCAGGATCAAGGGCAGGGACAAGGCCAGCCGCAGGAGCAGGAAGGCGAGGGCGAAGGCAAGGGCCAGCCGAACGAAAACGGCCAAGGCGGCGAAAAGGACGACAAGGGCCCGAACGGCGACAAGGACCAGAAGGACAAAGGTCCGAACGGCGACAAGGAGCAGGACAAGGGCAAAGGCAAGGGCGACAAGAAGGATCGCCCGGGCGAGACCCCACAGGAGCGCGCCAAGCGCCTGCTGGAGGAGAACGAGGACATGCAGAAAGGTCCGCTCGCTCCCGGCCGCAGAGAGTTTCAAATTCCCGAAAAAGACTGGTGACATGATGATTCCAGATTTCATCCGCACCGCCGGACGCGCCCTCGGGGTGCTGGCGATCCTGACGTCGGTGGCAGCCGCCCAAGCGGCGGTGCAGGCCACCATGTCGAGCCGTTTCCTCGCCCGCGGAGAGACAGCCGTTTTCGAGATCGCGATCTTGAACGGAATGCCCCGCATCGAATCGAAACCCGCGGTCGCGACGGTGCCGGACGTCAAAATCGAAGCCGCGGGATCGGGACAGCGAATGGTGCCAGGTCGCCGCATGGCCTACGTCTTCCAATACTCGGTGTCTTCCTATGCGGTGGGGCACCACGTCATCCCGGCCGTCACCTTCCAGCTCAACGGGAACCCGGTCACCACCCAGCCGCTCGAGTTCGAGGTCTTCAATCCGGACGACCTGAAGTGGGCGGAAGCCACGGTGAGCCAGCAGAAGTTCCGCTACTCGGCCTCGTTTCATCCGCTGAAAAGCAATCCCTACGAAGGCGAAACGGTGCCGGTGGAGATCAAGCTCTACGTGCCGCGCGACCTAGCGGTGGCGGACTGGGGGATTCCCGAGTTCGAACGCGACGGGGTGGCGTGCTGGCGCTTCGAGCCGAACGACATGGCCGGTGACATCAATGTCCTCGGACGCGCCTACAAATCCATTTCCTATCCGAGTTCGATGACGGCCACCCGCTCGGGCACTGTCAGCATCGGCCCGGCCAATCTCCGGCTCATCATCCAGGAAACCGGCCTCTTCGGCCGCTGGGACCACACCGAGGTCTTCCTCGCGATCCCGAAATCCGACCTCCAGGCCAAGAAACTCCCGCCCGGCGCACCGGATGGCTTCGCCAATGCGGTCGGCTCCTTCACCATGACCTCCCGCACCACCCAAACCGAACTCCGCGAGGGCGACCCGCTTTCGGTGGACGTCACGGTGAGCGGCCGGGGCAATCTCGACGGCATGGCGGCCCCGAAGCCGAAGGATTCCCAGGGTTGGAAGATCTACGAGGCGGCCGCCGGACAGCGTGGCGACGAGCGCCGACAGGAAAGCGGCACCATCACCTTCAGCCAGTTCATGCGCCCGCTCGGCGACAAGGCGGCGGTGCCAGCCTTCCAACTGGTCTATTTCGATCCGGCACTGGAACAGTACAAGACCATCGAAACGCCGCCGATCCCGCTGAAGCTGCTGCCCTCGCTGAAGGAAAAAGCGCCCGCCGCGGCCGCGCTCGCTCCCCCGCCCGCCTTGGACATGCCGGTGGAGAAGATGAATGACATCCTCGGTCTGCTCCAACCGGCGCAGGTGCTAGTGCCCGGCACCACCGTGCTTCCGCCCTGGACCGGCCATGCGGTGGCCGGACTGGCTGCCCTTCTCCTGATGATCAAGGCATTCTGGATGCGAATCGCGCCAAAGGTGCGCAAGGATCCCGCCGAACTGGCCCGCCGCCAGGCGCTTCGCGATCTCGAACGCGCCCCGGCCAACGACCACCCGGCATTCTTGCGCTTGGCGGGCCGTTTCATCGAGCAGTGGCTCGGCAAGGCCTCCACCCAGAATCCGGCCCTGCACGCGATCCTGGAGGAACGCGATGCCACCTGCTACCGGGCGGAATCCCGTGGCAGCGATGCCAAGACCGATCGCTCCCGCCGCAGCGAGATCCTGAAGGTGCTGCGGAAAGCGACCTGGGTGTGGCTGGCCGTGGCATGGATGGGCCTTCCCGTCCGCTCGGAAGCCGCCGGGGACCAGCAGCTCCAATCGAACGCCGTCTCCGCCTACGACTCCGCCGAGTATGAGAAGGCGATCCAAACGTGGCTGGACGCCGGTCCTTTCGACCGCCTTTCCGCCGACACCCTCTACAACATCGGCAATGCCTGCTACCGGCTCGGTGCCCCGGGCCACGCCGCGCTCTACTACCGGCGGGCGCTCCAGAAGGACTCTTCCCACGCCGAAGCGCTGCAAAACCTGCGCTTCATCGAGCGAAAGAACGGAGCCGTGACCGTGAAGTGGAAGGAATACCAGTACGCGCTGGCCAAAATCCGCCTCGAATCCTGGCGGAACACGCTCTGGACCGGCGCGTGGATGGTCGTGCTCGGCCTGCTGGTGTGCCTGGCCACCCGGACAGGCTCGAAGGCCCGTGTACCCGCGGTGGCGGCCCTGATTTTCGGTCCGATGGTGGCGGCGGTCGGCGCACTGGGATGGCACTACTACCCGGACGACTCGCGCTTCGCGCCGGTCGAAAGACAGGCCGTGGTGGTGGGCGAAAAGGCCACCCTGCATTCCGAGGCCTCCCGGACCTCGTCGGAAATCATCGACGCGCCCGCCGGCTCGCTCTGTGAGATCGTCAAGGATCGCGGAAACTGGCTCTACGTGAGCTTCGCGACCAAGACCCACGGTTGGATCCCGGTGGAGAACGTCGAGAAGATCATCCCG comes from Luteolibacter sp. LG18 and encodes:
- a CDS encoding VWA domain-containing protein → MSLAHPQWLFLLALIPVLGIVALLTARLRSQRWQAFVANRLRPALLRKTAVFGRWLSLLFLLVALALLVVSLAQPRGDAGTKSETVKGRNILFALDLSRSMRVTDVKPDRLSQGKAIIYEMMEAMPNDRMGLVGFAGKPYLFAPLTVDHGAVKETVEQLDETWIPTGGSDVVGALKFSIETLKKTGVQNNALVFISDGEKHDGSLDAVLAEAEKAGVYIFTVGVGTENGAYVPQTGMPDDKFRDRGGRTVLSQMHPEILKQIADGTKGRFVVAGSGVDIPALAETALAGIDQFELQGREKKVVIEFYQWPLGIAIVSLIISILTATRWRPIAARTAVAATMAGTISTSGAATPQDATASLAGGHFDEARQHFHDLAEGSKREEDASRYRLGEAEASYKAGEYRKAAEAYSRALMSDNKAVERNAHLGAGASLFHLGWQSLGSGESYPDPAPEDTKAFDDLVKAKLKELAEKEVPDGGETESFTFFNALIVNWTDAVRHFNSALKLSPGDKDASQNRALTVRYLERLEELLKEQSEESQQQIPQDQGQGQGQPQEQEGEGEGKGQPNENGQGGEKDDKGPNGDKDQKDKGPNGDKEQDKGKGKGDKKDRPGETPQERAKRLLEENEDMQKGPLAPGRREFQIPEKDW
- a CDS encoding tetratricopeptide repeat protein, with the protein product MMIPDFIRTAGRALGVLAILTSVAAAQAAVQATMSSRFLARGETAVFEIAILNGMPRIESKPAVATVPDVKIEAAGSGQRMVPGRRMAYVFQYSVSSYAVGHHVIPAVTFQLNGNPVTTQPLEFEVFNPDDLKWAEATVSQQKFRYSASFHPLKSNPYEGETVPVEIKLYVPRDLAVADWGIPEFERDGVACWRFEPNDMAGDINVLGRAYKSISYPSSMTATRSGTVSIGPANLRLIIQETGLFGRWDHTEVFLAIPKSDLQAKKLPPGAPDGFANAVGSFTMTSRTTQTELREGDPLSVDVTVSGRGNLDGMAAPKPKDSQGWKIYEAAAGQRGDERRQESGTITFSQFMRPLGDKAAVPAFQLVYFDPALEQYKTIETPPIPLKLLPSLKEKAPAAAALAPPPALDMPVEKMNDILGLLQPAQVLVPGTTVLPPWTGHAVAGLAALLLMIKAFWMRIAPKVRKDPAELARRQALRDLERAPANDHPAFLRLAGRFIEQWLGKASTQNPALHAILEERDATCYRAESRGSDAKTDRSRRSEILKVLRKATWVWLAVAWMGLPVRSEAAGDQQLQSNAVSAYDSAEYEKAIQTWLDAGPFDRLSADTLYNIGNACYRLGAPGHAALYYRRALQKDSSHAEALQNLRFIERKNGAVTVKWKEYQYALAKIRLESWRNTLWTGAWMVVLGLLVCLATRTGSKARVPAVAALIFGPMVAAVGALGWHYYPDDSRFAPVERQAVVVGEKATLHSEASRTSSEIIDAPAGSLCEIVKDRGNWLYVSFATKTHGWIPVENVEKIIPDKKPEPPKLHKPDADSRST